In Colletotrichum higginsianum IMI 349063 chromosome 1, whole genome shotgun sequence, one genomic interval encodes:
- a CDS encoding PHB depolymerase family esterase has translation MISLFTLALWALALLAPVLGAEVVPRATFTEVTNYGSNPTGTRMWLYVPRNLAAKPAVVVGIHWCSGSAQAYYQGSMWATNAEKYGYIVIYPQTPSTRDNCWDVASKMTLTHGGGGASNSIANMVSFVVAQYGADTSRVFATGISSGAMMTNVLAATYPDVFAAGIAYAGVPAGCFMSVDDIPDFWNSTCSTGQSIWTQQQWTNVVKEMYPGYTGPRPKMQIYHGSADEALNVQNYYETIKQWTGVFGYSTTPVSETANYPRSPYTKYVFGDKLQTFLGAGVSHSIDVFWEEDLKWFGFVRTTGRDSDLGDADTGELLVGSDGDGDDTSRDHEPRIDDAGGQHDDDGQDNDDDDLGGRGIGDVAAVGAVRRHRLEGSDDGYSQCQ, from the exons CCCTCTGGGCCCTAGCCCTCCTCGCacccgtcctcggcgccgaggtggtCCCCCGCGCGACCTTCACCGAGGTGACCAACTACGGGTCCAACCCAACGGGCACTCGCATGTGGCTGTATGTGCCGCGCAACCTCGCGGCGAagccggccgtcgtcgtgggcATCCACTGGtgcagcggcagcgcgcAGGCCTACTACCAGGGCAGCATGTGGGCGACCAACGCGGAGAAGTACGGGTACATCGTCATCTACCCGCAGACGCCCTCCACGCGCGACAACTGCTGGGACGTGGCGAGCAAGATGACGCTgacgcacggcggcggcggcgcgagcAACTCCATCGCCAACATGGTGAGCTTTGTCGTCGCGCAGTACGGCGCCGACACGAGCCGCGTGTTTGCGACGGGCATCTCGTCCGGGGCCATGATGACG AACGTCCTCGCCGCGACATACCCcgacgtcttcgccgccggcattgCCTACGCGGGCGTCCCCGCCGGCTGCTTCATGTCGGTGGACGACATCCCCGACTTCTGGAACTCGACGTGCTCGACGGGCCAGTCCATCTGgacgcagcagcagtggACCAACGTCGTCAAGGAAATGTACCCGGGCTACACTGGGCCGCGGCCCAAGATGCAGATCTACCACGGgtcggcggacgaggcgctCAACGTGCAGAACTACTACGAGACCATCAAGCAGTGGACGGGCGTGTTCGGCtactcgacgacgcccgtgTCGGAGACGGCCAACTACCCGCGCAGCCCGTACACCAAGTACGTGTTTGGGGACAAGCTGCAG ACCTTCCTGGGCGCCGGCGTGTCGCACTCGATCGACGTGTTTTGGGAAGAGGACCTCAAGTGGTTCGGTTTCGTG AGGACGACTGGAAGGGACTCTGACCTTGGTGATGCAGACACCGgtgagctcctcgtcggttccgacggcgacggcgacgacacctCCCGTGACCACGAGCCGCGCATCGACGACGCTGGTGGTcagcacgacgacgacggccaggacaacgacgacgacgacctcggcggccgggggaTCGGGGACGTCGCCGCAGTGGGGGCAgtgcggcggcatcgactgGAAGGGTCCGACGACG GGTACTCGCAGTGCCAGtag